One Callospermophilus lateralis isolate mCalLat2 chromosome 6, mCalLat2.hap1, whole genome shotgun sequence genomic region harbors:
- the Bnip5 gene encoding protein BNIP5, whose amino-acid sequence METPRGPQKPSACRRAQSLDRPQAPRKDSGSGNCQCLSFSTTPCRRPLRRTSSDGARHSGIPTQSAEAQGTVTTALTLEEMRGLLPSEQRPQQDAKKDKAQRRAQQGWLKAVLNFFLRTGPEEPREKASKRPKGKEEPSEPPDGPGEPALRTRARDKKASRKKHSHRKHDAEDPEAGLPRTEAASAEEADLGPAGRGGHDSYLHPSSPIKVGGAGFSDISPQAAGPQPEEHLRKRDQDAVIQRIVDLLKKVGDQWEEEVRQQLQVPQPEVALQNPSPVCRRTSQERKSSLKRAFSLKKYGPGSEESRRAGAADVPKKSSFLPMCVGSHRSSISSSPGLEEPEVHEALSADGEGPSPSEPPAHARCQGPVEELPLDGTSESNKFIQKILALLQDAEEQEGEQQPQVQEVEVAVENPAPVCRKKSQEKKSSLRRAFSHKKHSSKEPRRAGTDPEAGTPKRPSYLPLCVGGHRSSISSSSDPEHPEFQEPLAAKGGASGFPASSSQTRSHTPEGGPPPEDTCESKEGTICTLVELLQEVDGELGDQIGRHPSFKRFFYEFSDSTLRKLVATLRRRKTHSPGGARSLAQRPSPYAFGLVHKFAGSHSRTICSLMGSRGHCVQHNFTQFPSREAQPNMPSPECQSPD is encoded by the exons ATGGAGACCCCAAGGGGACCACAGAAGCCCTCGGCATGCAGGAGAGCCCAGTCTCTGGACAGGCCCCAGGCGCCCAGGAAGGACTCTGGGTCGGGGAACTGCCAGTGCCTCTCCTTTTCCACCACTCCCTGCCGGAGGCCCCTTCGCCGCACGTCCAGCGACGGGGCCAGACACTCCGGGATCCCAACTCAGTCTGCAGAGGCCCAGGGCACCGTCACCACAGCCCTCACCCTGGAGGAGATGAGGGGGCTTCTCCCCAGTGAGCAGAGGCCCCAGCAAGACGCCAAGAAGGACAAGGCCCAGAGGCGGGCCCAGCAGGGGTGGCTGAAGGCCGTGCTGAACTTCTTCCTGAGGACAGGCCCAGAGGAGCCCAGAGAAAAGGCCAGCAAGAGGCCCAAGGGGAAGGAGGAGCCCTCAGAACCCCCGGACGGCCCAGGAGAGCCGGCCCTCAGGACGAGAGCCCGCGACAAGAAAGCCAGTCGCAAGAAACACAGTCACAGGAAGCACGATGCTGAGGACCCGGAGGCAGGACTGCCCAGGACAGAGGCTGCCTCCGCGGAGGAGGCTGACCTGGGCCCAGCCGGCAGGG GCGGACACGATTCCTATCTGCACCCGTCTTCGCCCATCAAAGTGGGTGGTGCCGGCTTCTCAGACATTTCTCCCCAAGCCGCGGGTCCCCAGCCAGAAGAGCACCTCAGGAAGCGCGACC AAGATGCTGTCATCCAGAGGATCGTGGATTTGCTCAAAAAAGTGGGagaccagtgggaggaggaggtgagg CAGCAACTTCAAGTCCCTCAGCCAGAGGTGGCTCTTCAAAACCCCTCCCCGGTCTGCAGGAGGACGTCCCAGGAGAGAAAGTCCAGCCTCAAGAGAGCCTTTTCTCTTAAGAAGTATGGCCCCGGCTCCGAGGAGTCCAGGAGAGCAGGGGCTGCTGATGTCCCCAAGAAGTCCAGCTTTCTGCCCATGTGTGTCGGTAGCCACCGGTCCTCTATCTCCAGCAGCCCTG GCTTGGAAGAACCCGAGGTCCACGAGGCCCTGTCTGCAGATGGGGAGGGCCCAAGTCCTTCTGAACCGCCTGCCCACGCCAGATGCCAGGGACCCGTAGAGGAGCTGCCGCTGGACGGGACCTCAGAGTCCA acaaatTCATCCAGAAGATCCTTGCCCTACTCCAAGATGCCGAGGAGCAGGAGGGAGAGCAG CAACCCCAAGTGCAGGAGGTGGAGGTGGCTGTGGAGAACCCGGCCCCAGTCTGCAGGAAGAAATCCCAGGAGAAGAAGTCCAGCCTCCGGAGAGCCTTTTCCCACAAGAAGCACAGCTCCAAGGAGCCCAGGAGGGCAGGGACCGACCCAGAGGCCGGGACACCCAAGAGGCCCAGCTACCTGCCCTTGTGTGTGGGTGGCCACCGGTCCTCCATCTCCAGCAGCTCGG ATCCAGAGCATCCCGAGTTCCAGGAGCCTTTGGCTGCCAAAGGGGGAGCCTCTGGGTTCCCAGCATCATCCTCCCAGACCAGAAGCCACACGCCAGAAGGAGGACCCCCGCCAGAGGACACGTGTGAATCTA AGGAGGGCACCATCTGCACGCTAGTGGAGCTGCTCCAGGAAGTGGATGGCGAGCTGGGGGACCAG ATTGGGCGGCACCCCAGCTTTAAGAGGTTTTTTTACGAGTTCTCGGACTCCACCCTCAGGAAGCTGGTGGCCACCCTGCGCAGACGGAAGACTCACTCGCCCGGTGGGGCCAGGAGCCTCGCCCAGAGACCCTCCCCATATGCCTTTGGCTTGGTCCACAAATTCGCTGGCAGCCACAGCCGCACCATCTGCAGCCTCATGGGCTCCCGGGGCCACTGCGTCCAGCATAACTTCACCCAGTTCCCGTCCAGGGAGGCCCAGCCG AACATGCCAAGTCCTGAGTGTCAAAGTCCAGATTGA